ATCCGGATTCTATAAAACAAGAGTTTTAGGTCCAAATGTGCATAAAAtagcaaggttgcaaaaatcattaATCGAGGAGTACTCAGTCGGGACTTTTTAAGGTGTACTCGGCAACTCAGGGAGTACTTgaattttgaccaagtttgacttttaccgAGTTCTGACCAAGTTTGACCGATTATAAATAGTAACTTTGCAAAATTTAGATATTGTGTATAagttttctatcgaaccttgaCTTGCAGCATTTTCAATAGCAGATTTCATCATGTCAATGTTTTTACGAGGTGCAACACCCTTGTCATAAAAGTCGAGACGCTCCTCAACTTGCTCACGAAGCTTGTCTCCAAAAGAAGTGGTGCTGCTTTCTGTAGTAAATAACAATCATCATAAACTTAAACTTTAAACAACAAATAAAAAGAGTAAAAGCACAAATAGCATCTgagaaataaaataaacaaacctgcgaAACAGTCAATTCGAGATGCAATTGAACACTTGTTAGCTAGATATCGCGCCATACGACCTTTGTTTTTTGCGGATGCACGCCCAATGAAAGACGAGTGGAAAATAAGGCCATATTTTGGTGTGTTCCCTTTAGTCTTCAAAGCCCTGAATCCAAAACACAACAATCAACACCAATATCCAACTACATTAACCAATACTGATTAactacataattacattaatacctaAACAGAGCCTTTTCAGCACCAAGAATTTGAAGGGTGGACGAAGGACACTTAGCAAGATTTGTAAGACTACCAGCGTGCGATATCAAACGAGCACCAACAACTTCTCCAATCAACGCAGCCAAGTTTGGCGCAATGTCACTCATTTTAGAAACGAGATAATCATAAAGCTTCTTCCTGTACTCAGCAAGATCCATCACCCGCTGTGCAAACATCTTCACGTTAATCAAGTCCACTGGTGACAAGTCCTGCCCTGAAAACACAAACACAAAAACATCAAAACCACATTACACAATGTTATGTTCATAGCAATGTAACAAGTATCAACTATAGCAATACCCATTGATGCTTTCGCGGCTTCTATTACTTCCTTTGCCTTATCTTCATCCCCAAGTATATCAACTAGTCCTTCTAACTTATCTTCAGACAACTGTGACTTATCGTCAATATATTTTGCAATTTTAGCGTAAAGATAGTTGTCATTAACAATCTTTACTAGCTCTGGAAAATGCCACGAGTACCATTCCCTACATCAAACATCATACACTTCATATGCAATTACAGATAACATAACtgaaaccaaaacacaaacaaagtGAACAAACCTGACTCTCATTGAGAATGAGTTTACGTCCTTATCAAGAGTATCAAGAAGAAAGATTGCTTGAATGACCATATTGTCAACACGGTTAACATTAAACTTCACCTTTGCCCGACTGTAACTGTGAGCTAAACCAAGTTGAGCTTTCTCCAGGTCACCAGGCTATATATGTTTAAGCAAAGCAGATTCTTTAATTAAAATGATTTCAAAATGAATAGAAATAGAAATTACACAATTACATAATATAATAAACAAAGGTAACACCTTAAGATTCTCAATGAACCTATCAAAATGGAAACGAATGCCACGAATAATCTCTGAAATAAACTCATTGCTTTGGCACGGAATCTTAGTTTCTTCAAATATGTGAGAACCAATTTTAGGCTCCCCTACTCCTAAACTAAACTTAGCCTTCTTACCTTCCTTCACCTTAGGAAGACTGAGTTCCAAAAAGTTCCTCAATTCATCAGTCATTTGCCCTAAATTAAAAACAagcaattaaattaaattataaagttACAAAAACAATTTCCATACTAACTGTACAAATAATTGGACCAATTTGAACACAAATATAAATCATGCATGTAAAAACATAATATATGAGCACAAATCTGAACAAAATAATGCATCAAATAGCTAGTTCAAATTACTTGTAACTTTATATGTACAGTATCATAtttctacataagtaaaaacaaaatacagaaaattaaaagaaaaagattATAAATGTatactttatacatatatatttactccatcaTTTTGCAACCTTAAGCAATTAGAGAAATTAAGAACTTGTAACAACAATAAAAAACCACATacgtataaaataaaatatatttagaaaAAGTATGACCTAATTATTAATTATTGTAGTGATTATCATATACAGTAGCATTTCAAGCAGCAAGCAGATTATTATATGTATAAACAAAGGTACCTTCGGAGACAGCATTGCACTGATTGAGAGCATCAAGAGCAGATTCAAAAGGATTAAAAGCAGCAAGTTTAACAACTTTACCAAAACGATTAAGATCAGTTATAGAGTTACGAACAGCTTCAGTATTTTGACCAATTTCGTCAATACCGTGAGCTAAAAATAGAGCGTAACCAGAAGAAGACTCATGTAGAACGTACAACGCCATTGAAGAAGACCGATGATGATTTTAGGGTTTTGGGCGTCGCCTTTGGTTCTGGTTCTCTTTTAATTGAAAGCCGCTAGGTTTTTTTAGGGTTTTAGAGGTGATATAAAAGACAGTGAAGAAGAGTTTGAAATTTTCAGTTTTGCCCCTCTGTTATTGTTGGAATCTAAAATTCACCCATCTTCTTTGCTCGGGCTTGAGCTTGGGTTAGCGTTCGGTATTGGGATTTCACtcgacaaatttttttttatttatgaatGGCGTATCAgtggatcatttatttcaacggctctcatcatttgcacgtaatatACACGTTCGGAcgaaaacccgaacccgatcgacggtacccggaaaAACATCCATACGAGCAGTGTTCGGGTAGAGcatcgtgaacgaatccggtaaaacctctcaGTCAGGCTTATTTTAATGAGACACCTCTCACGAAGAGATTTTAAGTTGGTGACCTCAACCCAAACATCCCACGTAAAGTGGGGGTGTACTTGGGAATGAATTGTGTGCAAAGATTCGAACCTGCATCTCCCCTTGAGAAGAATGCGTCAATTcacttgtaacgaccctactttttccgttatcttttaccgttaattatttaatgccCGTTAATTctttttcgtgccacgtcatttctatgacatatattattattttagtaataatatattaattattatgtgttaaatgaatatttgtattcatattttaaattatacgtttctacgtgtcgtggatttctatccggcgaatcttttcggttttcaaaccaacggtcaagcttttgggatttttaaagtcctaattattttaaatatgatattttaatgtcatatgaatatatatagtgtttatatatatttttcgtcgcgtatttgttatctctccgaattttcaatcgcgtagtcgtgttttcgcgtttcgggtttcgttcgagcgttcgggccacaaggaaattgtgatgacccggaaatttctggccaaatttaaactttatctttaaatgatttaatgttttcgacacgataagcaaagtctgtaatgttgagtctcaaagttttggaactatattcatgtaatcaattattctttgactgttctcgaagattcacgaaaaatatatatatatatatatatatatatatatatatatatatatacatatatacatacatatgatttcaagttatttagtaaacgatattaacattcgattattgattcgattaatatttagataagttaactaaaacgtttaagatgaaccagtaaaacactatttgctacagtaaaaaactttgctacagtgattttgctacagtaaaacactatttcaaaatgaaaatgtatatattatatatatattaacaaatagcgagacgatgatttatagaagtaaatgaccaaaacactcgaaagtttaagatatactttgagtggtatagtttatggataacttaaggctatattttgacaaaggtacatgacacgaaacgtaaaatgaaagttttctaaatgtacgaaagaacgttcgaaaaaccgaaaccgggacataagtcgagtaacgacgtacgacttatcggaacaaaaattacaagttatctaggtacgagaatataatataatatataattaattaatataaattatatatattatatattaatataaaaatacgtCGACAAACTAAAAACCAAACAAGTGTGAGCTGGatcctccagccatgcgatcgcatggccaaggaggctaaaccccatgcgattgcatggggtactttttcagctgaggtcctataaattcaaacgatttcagtgctgttttcctcacattattcttaatattactccgtaagtatttatttatattattattattattattattattattattattattattattattattattattattagtattattattattattattattattattattattaagattaatattattattaatcttattattattagtattattaattattaattagtattatacataaaatactacgacgaggtcattagcgtgtcactttcaaaatgggtttcgagcgggatagagctaaggaaattatgggttataattatggaggttatgggtaacatttgcaagtcaaacctagtgtttatcatctccgttacgtctacatacttttctacaatattgaatctcaatattggtacgtaagcactcatattttatcttttatatattaattgtgtatccatgtctagtgcttgagtatatatatttatacatgcttgtatgctaaatttcgtcgttaaacagttatgatgaatcacaaattaaatacatatattactgataaaaggtatatgatatgcatgttttcggaaagctggcgaaaaatcaataacttttcatttagatatcgaatagtctcgatgaacgaattaaaagatatgatcaactgaattatgattgacgttaattgaaattgcttttgaatctgcaattaagatttaaacaaatggtttacgagattgataaaatggatttttaaatattactagccgagtaaatgaattcttaaataaggcatgtctcgtttgttgaacaatcgtcaaaattgactgttttatcatgttttttaAAGCttcataaaaactatagtttaattttacaagaattggaaaactatatgaaatgttaaaatggttcgattgccatgaccattcaactattgtattgaatcagattgactttttgaaacaactttggataacttttgtatgtcgatctcgagcattaggattgtgatacactatgacctgacctagtttgatagacatttattgaccaacatatgttctctaggttgagatctacggttatttggtaatccgagtttcagtcacattttggtgaacgactttatatgctgctaaggtgagtttcatttatccctttttaattgcttttgcaatatatatttttgggctgagaatacatgcactttattttaaacgcaatggatacaagtacaaactaaattctacgccgagtttaaatcgaaaatcccttagctttggtaactagtaactgccagtaaataggatatggactggtgggcgcgaataacagtatatggatccatagggcttgacatccccgtccgagctagagcgctagccttttaacggacgtgtgttatttgagtttaggacatgttggtttgcgtgtattaaaacgaatggggtatttatcatcataacgttaaagtttagttaccagggtgctctgttatgtataatctattgataaatgtttctagatgaaacaactgaaatcttgtgatccacttttatatacagattatgcgaaacactaaaactatgaactcacgaacctttgtgttgacacttgttagcatgtttattctcaggttcctagaagtcttccgctgtttgcttatatgttagacaagctatgtgcatggagtcttacatggcatatttatcaaggaaacgttgcattcaccaaatcatcaccatgtatcttattttgactgcattgtcaatggaagtactattgtaaactattatttatggtgattgtctatatgtataaatcatcagatgtcgaaaacctttgatttaaatattcatttatggtgtgccttttcaaaagaatgcaatgtttacaaaacgtatcatatagaggtcaaatacctcgcaatgaaatcgatgaatggcgtgttcgtccatatggatttggagcgatcgtcacagaaatTATCAAAATACAAAATTGGGCTAAGGGAGCCCACCCCATCACCCATTCGGCCGAATCCATGGGGAGGGGGGTATACTCCTTTGATTTTCCATTTCTCATTTCATGTTTTCATTTTACACTTCACAATTCTAAAACCTAGCTTTTATCATTTTACTTCTCTCCCTCTTTTCCCCATTAGATCCGtcgccaccaccaccttaaatcatcatcatcttcttcaaacaAGCTTGGATCAATCAATCATTCATataaacgtgttcctctcttcgatctctacacattcatatccttcaattcttgattagggtataaaccctaaccctagcttttcaatttttctttaatttttctgtttttacatgttataatgatagtatgacgcttatatgttattgtattgttgattgtatgcgtaggaaTGCTCGATTAAatgtgttttcggtttgattgttttgggacagcggtttgattgttgttttctgtaagtataactgatataaaagtgaaattaaagtgtctagatgatttcctctcatcaatacattaattttagactccgaattcatgttatttcgattcccggagctctagatatgcttaaaatggtgttttgttgagattaaaatgtGAAAAAGAAATGGTAcgggtatggtccgactttgtgatcatctttggagtctttagggtgtactagtgtgttaggattgatgatgggatgaactttcatgttcgggtcatcgaaatccgagccacggatcacccggtatgactaaaacatgtttttgaacggattaaagctacaagttgtttaatggctgatcatcacgacttgtttgctgtttttgggatgttcttgagcacagtaatgtgtcgggtgggttggttaggcgaaaatatatataagactcgccgaaaactgattcccggggctcaagttatgacccgatgaacttttaattaaaacttattgttattaattatgacttatgatataaataatgaaatttcattattaatagttACTTATGATATgaaaagtaattatttaatttaagatttatgatatatatttattatatcatttattaattaattctgatttaattaaacatttaattaaacttatgattaataatacttttattattaatgaaaaatacttatggtaagtattaaaattatattatgagattattataataagacttataataaggattaattaattatttaattattataaggcttagttattatttaattataatttaattattaaatacttatgatttaataattataattagaaacttatgatatgattaataattcattattaattaataatacttatgatataatttaatttttttattaattaataatacttatattatgattgatatttaattacttaattaaatacttatgttatattaattatatcatttaaacttatgttaactttaataattcgtttaatttaattaaaacttatgttatgacataattatacatatatgactttaattaatgttataacctatattattaatataacttatattttaaaaatcaatgttgactatgtttgaccaaggttgacttttgagttgtctttcgattgactttgactttcagttgacttctgttgactttctaattaaggaaactttcctaacttataaactttccaaaaatagaaactttctaaaaatagaaactttccaaaaatagaaacttttctaaaatagaaactttcctaaaatagaaacttttcaaaaatggaaacccgctaaaaatagaaactttctaaaatagaaagtgtgtgtccgtacgctgttccgatcaaaccgatgcatgttgagtgttgttctatgtctacttgcaacatgtacaatagctatcatactaagacttgatctaagttagttatttatatcgacctactttatttataggtcggcattgtgatcattcctgatcactttatttcacttgctgttcgctttttgtgtgaTTACTTCATttgcgttaaggtgagttatagtcccatttttctatcttaaatcttttgagatgagaatacatgcattttattttttatattggacacaagtggaagttggtttaaattattcattgtgagtcgaacaaaaatattccctaatctggtaattgtaatcactggtttctactggtgaacacgaatcctatgaatagatctattgggtttgacaaccccgtttaaagctagtcgcgctagcaatttataatcgaaatgtttagtacttcgtatttagttgaagatacacttgttcggtgtatattatttattgtatttggcaagggtaaataaatggttaagtggttaccaggtggctcacggaaaatgaaataatgtttttatatgttttttagcatataatttttgtggtccaaaaggagtttttatgttttcaaacataaatttttatggtttgaattaaatattgtttgcaatattaaacctctaattcactcaacatttttgttgaaagttactcgcatgttttattctcaggttcatgattgattgcttccgctgtgcttagagagtctgcatatttatgatggcagcttttgttaaacattaacttgcattctattttaatacatttaatagtggatgttgttgactttgttttggtcaacttttggttaagtaataatgtatgttttttctaaacttacacattttggtaggtttcctttataggaaattatttttaaataaagaatgcaaggttatttatcaaattcatatagagttatgatcaagctttgGGACcatgataacgatggtcgtcaagtgtactttgacgggtcgtttcatttggtatcagagcactgGTTGTagtgaattaggctgcattgatgtcgttacccgagtcgatagggtgcatatgtgattatttgtatcgtattggtatgtatattgttatcatacatccatctctattatgttctgaatccgggaggaactcccattctgatttaaacgtattctccgactcatgcgaacttatccttataagaacacctcgggtagtgaaaccgagggatgtcattcttgacttctgaaattctcgacatttctatgtcatctattatggttatgtatataacgttcgaTTTATATTACgcaagatgtcattcttgacttctaaatgctcggcatttcaatgtcagctattatgttaggtatataacattcttgttatattacgtgccttggtgccgttgtgcctatgtgctttggtttttgaaccggaaaacgtcattcttgacttttagagactcttggtacttcgaagacatttctatgtcatcgttactcctattcattacttttgatgttttgcctcttgtgctatccttagtacattgtttaagaaatcgtttagagaaattgtgtgaaaattcgaggttgatcgcgtgtcctgacctcatgtagtgctattggaatggaactatgaattagtgaaatataatggcgtcagaccaacgtgattatattacgttaattcataaagaagtcccaatattgtgacatgaggaatagaaagcgagtcaaagaaaatttttacactactcattcagaaattccgatgtattacaggggtagggaaaatattcattatcttatctgttgatatacgagaagctcgttttaaccagattatctatctcatgctctatccttcataactcgcttgttagcaacagcttcgctcgggaacagttttggcctaaGGACTTATGTCCCGATAATAGtcgaaacaacatttaactcattggtttcatgacctcgtaacatttattggtcaaatgtcgcatgacgattcaagtcctttacgcGATCTTccatgatcttacttcaacttgtaacctctgaaatacagatactcagtttatcatcgggagttttacacatttgtttaatgggGAGGTTCTCACGatatttatgggcgaatagaagtaatgaaatattttgtcatgtatacaatttataaaatcatatatgtatgtatggattcaaatgaataaatttacccttacctattttggctagtatatactaaattataccttcaaaattattttaaaaccactcatttattgagctgtttgactaagtcaatttgctttatataaaatggtacacgttgtacatacttctaaatttaccaagaacttcgttccgtttatggggttacatcagacgtttaaagctttttcaaagcttctttgattgattacattaaaaTTTTCGCATTACTATGCAGTATGTTTGGATCACAATTATTCTCATCCTCCATTTAAGGATGAAATATACCATTAAGTTCAGTAAtaaaaactcttacgccactttggatggcggttttataaaatttgttggaaaatctttgcgctcataaaattttccctctcatGGTTggtcatggccgaaacgcggaccgataaatcagttttctggggtacactcggtggccaTCCTGTTCtcagggaaggcactgggtgggtttttaccccaactgttgttataattggTATCACAGATAGATATCACACTAGACCatctgaggagtttctactctcaatattcgctgtcaaccgcaacaccctcgtaaacatcaatcctaggattcaatactttgaggtacacgaaattatttttggagaatcatctcacctggagtcgaccattctttataacccatgattcgcgttcttttcatccacacataaatttaagaatatggatgaaacctagatttcctcgctcattgtacaaggaagttcactctcgttgaaatatcacacctttcatacgtcttcctttcgaaaatgtaatgaaaatttactttgaagtccatgatcctcgttgtctccttgagagaattgccttaaatatctatgccaccgatgtgactactccatatatttcttccttcattgttgtaactatatttcattcgtcccagttcgtccccttggggagctcctgttttgtttgttaagaagaaaggtggctagttccgatggtgtattgattatcgcgagttgaacaagcttacggttaagaaccgttaccctcttccgagaattgatgatctattcgatcaacttcaaggttcgtccatttattctaagattgattttcatttcggttatcaccaactgcgggctaaagaaactgatgttccgaaaactgcttttcgcacccattatggtcactatgaattccttgttatgccgtttggattgacaaatgcacctgctgtgttcatggacctcatgaaccgtgtgtgtaaaccCTATATGGACAAATTCGATATTGTTTTCATCAACgatatccttatttattccaagagtgatgaagagcacgaagaacatttgaagtcagtccttgatttgttgaggaaggaagagctgtacgctaagttctctaagtgcatgttctggttgaaagaagttcaattccttggacacgttgttggtaagaagggaatttgagttgatcctgctaaaaatgaggcgattgagaagtgggaaatttcaaaaactcctactcag
This genomic window from Rutidosis leptorrhynchoides isolate AG116_Rl617_1_P2 chromosome 2, CSIRO_AGI_Rlap_v1, whole genome shotgun sequence contains:
- the LOC139892532 gene encoding nucleolar protein 56-like gives rise to the protein MALYVLHESSSGYALFLAHGIDEIGQNTEAVRNSITDLNRFGKVVKLAAFNPFESALDALNQCNAVSEGQMTDELRNFLELSLPKVKEGKKAKFSLGVGEPKIGSHIFEETKIPCQSNEFISEIIRGIRFHFDRFIENLKPGDLEKAQLGLAHSYSRAKVKFNVNRVDNMVIQAIFLLDTLDKDVNSFSMRVREWYSWHFPELVKIVNDNYLYAKIAKYIDDKSQLSEDKLEGLVDILGDEDKAKEVIEAAKASMGQDLSPVDLINVKMFAQRVMDLAEYRKKLYDYLVSKMSDIAPNLAALIGEVVGARLISHAGSLTNLAKCPSSTLQILGAEKALFRALKTKGNTPKYGLIFHSSFIGRASAKNKGRMARYLANKCSIASRIDCFAESSTTSFGDKLREQVEERLDFYDKGVAPRKNIDMMKSAIENAASQEMDVDKASETASKKSKKKKSKDNDDAKADDKENDVINVDGAEAKSGKKKNKRSLEEESVPTTNGKENGTTNGENGTEKKKKKKSKDVEMEDVPAVTESKKKKKKKSTE